A stretch of the Candidatus Zixiibacteriota bacterium genome encodes the following:
- a CDS encoding excisionase family DNA-binding protein, with translation MNLRFCRVMSYFSISQQISIGLNAMTSWQALEEGARRLKIGKSTGDRLAREGDLPAHRMGWVWRFDAEELDAWVKKRPSKDNRPRPRKG, from the coding sequence ATGAACTTGCGTTTCTGTCGGGTAATGTCGTATTTTAGCATCAGTCAACAAATATCGATAGGACTGAATGCCATGACGAGCTGGCAAGCGCTGGAAGAGGGGGCGCGACGACTGAAGATCGGCAAGTCCACGGGCGACCGTCTGGCTCGTGAAGGCGATCTACCCGCCCATCGGATGGGCTGGGTCTGGCGGTTTGACGCCGAGGAACTGGATGCGTGGGTGAAGAAACGTCCGTCAAAAGACAATAGGCCGCGCCCACGAAAGGGATGA
- a CDS encoding TIR domain-containing protein: MDTRELILKLKYNPRAVLELQPREFEEVVAELLAGMGWEVNLTPPSRDGGYDILAVSSDQTRLQTSWIVECKKYREDRPVGVEVTRGLLGVKAHIGVPNAIIVSTSGFTGGAIELSQARHDLHLVGADELSDWIDHYAVSPKGEPHSTAKAFLSCFISYSHEDEPFAQKLAAALRRNGVRVWFASDDIRPGERIRDQIKKAIAAFDRLIFVLSESSMKSNWVRSEILDALSREQSGSQNVLFPIGLAPIEEIQRWESFDADSGRDLAREIRSYFIPDFSGWKNPTSFETQLQRVINALHVRDRQEATDQKPSIDMSDGIKKLASSNVRGIADRLCAQIDDVFSQPIENADKIRMLERLFCSEIEDSLESISSCEDKRQKAESKGEKASNLAEALGSGITGIGMARIACDLKHKKHALEAALDELRFLTKDSKDLPNLGDSLKRVVRVTLQG; encoded by the coding sequence ATGGATACGAGAGAACTCATCCTCAAGCTGAAGTACAATCCCAGAGCGGTTCTGGAACTCCAACCGAGGGAGTTCGAAGAAGTCGTCGCTGAACTTCTTGCTGGAATGGGTTGGGAAGTCAATCTTACGCCTCCCTCCCGAGATGGTGGCTACGATATCCTCGCCGTGAGTTCCGATCAGACTCGGCTGCAGACCTCATGGATTGTGGAATGCAAGAAGTACCGGGAGGACAGACCCGTTGGCGTTGAGGTGACCCGGGGTCTCCTCGGGGTGAAGGCGCATATCGGTGTACCTAATGCCATCATAGTTTCGACAAGCGGATTCACCGGTGGCGCCATCGAACTCAGCCAAGCCCGCCACGATCTCCATTTAGTCGGAGCCGATGAGCTTTCAGATTGGATTGATCATTATGCTGTTTCACCCAAGGGAGAGCCTCATTCGACCGCCAAGGCCTTCCTGTCGTGCTTCATCAGTTATTCACACGAAGATGAACCTTTCGCACAGAAGCTGGCCGCTGCCCTCCGACGGAATGGAGTAAGAGTGTGGTTCGCCTCTGACGACATTCGTCCAGGCGAGCGGATTCGGGACCAGATCAAGAAGGCAATCGCAGCATTCGATAGACTGATTTTTGTTCTGTCTGAGAGCAGCATGAAGAGCAACTGGGTAAGAAGCGAAATCCTCGATGCTCTTTCTAGAGAGCAATCAGGGAGTCAGAACGTTCTCTTCCCCATCGGCCTAGCTCCAATTGAGGAGATCCAGAGATGGGAGTCGTTCGATGCTGACTCGGGAAGAGATCTTGCACGGGAGATCCGCTCATATTTCATCCCCGATTTCTCCGGTTGGAAGAATCCGACCTCCTTCGAAACGCAGCTGCAACGTGTGATCAACGCGCTGCATGTTCGTGATCGGCAGGAAGCAACTGATCAGAAGCCATCCATTGACATGTCTGACGGAATCAAGAAGCTCGCCTCATCAAACGTCAGAGGGATTGCCGATAGGCTTTGCGCACAGATAGATGACGTTTTCTCCCAACCCATTGAGAACGCAGACAAAATCCGAATGTTGGAGCGTCTTTTCTGCTCGGAGATCGAGGATTCGCTTGAGAGCATCTCGAGTTGCGAAGACAAACGCCAGAAGGCTGAATCCAAGGGAGAGAAAGCCTCAAATCTAGCGGAGGCGCTTGGCTCCGGGATTACTGGGATAGGCATGGCGAGGATTGCCTGTGACCTGAAGCACAAGAAACACGCTCTTGAGGCTGCGCTTGACGAACTCAGGTTCCTGACCAAAGATAGCAAGGATCTTCCGAATCTGGGTGACTCCCTGAAGAGAGTGGTACGAGTGACGCTTCAAGGGTAG
- a CDS encoding DUF4062 domain-containing protein — translation MDKRYQIFVSSTYADLKEERSKVMQTIMEMDCIPAGMELFPASDEEQFEFIKRIIDDCDYYLLIIGGRYGSITNEGISFTELEYDYALSLGLKVIAFLHSEPNKISVEKSDIDPALRQRLQNFRDRISTGRLVKFWKNADELPGLVALSLTKTIKAYPAIGWVRANKATEIQNLKDSLQELIKGGVQELGIQEIKDSRKSYGNYFTQVASQAKVSVESVLVTGGFIPGVELSELISELSRVRFHFYLLDPASSHLKQREQDTKDKYPVGKGGDGYQDIIDLTKEIPERVFLDYYDEYPFWHYVMIDNETLYLSSNPLGAIGYSTSPVYILKNNGNSKSLFELHREHLRVLSRNAEIRKTILDNA, via the coding sequence ATGGATAAAAGATATCAAATATTCGTAAGCTCGACTTATGCTGATTTGAAAGAAGAGCGTAGCAAGGTGATGCAAACCATTATGGAAATGGATTGTATTCCAGCAGGTATGGAACTATTTCCGGCAAGTGATGAAGAGCAATTCGAGTTTATTAAGCGAATAATTGACGATTGTGATTACTACTTACTAATAATTGGTGGAAGATACGGTTCAATTACAAATGAGGGCATAAGTTTTACTGAGCTAGAGTACGATTATGCGCTATCTCTTGGTTTAAAAGTTATCGCTTTTTTGCATTCAGAGCCAAATAAAATATCAGTTGAAAAGTCAGACATAGACCCTGCTCTTAGACAACGTCTTCAGAATTTTCGAGATAGAATATCAACCGGTAGATTGGTAAAATTCTGGAAAAATGCAGATGAGCTTCCTGGCTTGGTCGCCCTAAGTCTAACAAAGACGATTAAGGCCTATCCTGCTATCGGGTGGGTGAGGGCGAACAAGGCAACAGAAATACAAAATCTAAAGGACAGTCTGCAGGAGCTGATCAAAGGTGGCGTACAAGAATTAGGTATCCAGGAAATCAAAGATAGTCGGAAAAGCTATGGAAACTACTTTACGCAAGTGGCTTCACAGGCAAAAGTTAGTGTTGAAAGTGTTCTTGTTACTGGTGGTTTTATACCTGGTGTTGAACTCTCTGAGCTCATATCTGAATTAAGCCGGGTTCGCTTCCATTTCTATCTGCTTGATCCAGCTTCCAGCCACTTAAAGCAAAGAGAGCAAGATACTAAGGACAAGTATCCGGTTGGAAAAGGAGGTGATGGATATCAAGATATCATCGACTTGACCAAAGAAATTCCTGAAAGAGTGTTTTTAGACTATTACGACGAATACCCGTTTTGGCATTACGTTATGATAGATAATGAAACCCTATATTTAAGCTCTAACCCGCTGGGAGCAATCGGCTATTCGACAAGTCCAGTTTACATCTTGAAGAATAATGGAAATTCAAAGTCACTTTTTGAGCTTCATCGAGAGCATTTAAGGGTGTTATCTAGAAATGCGGAAATAAGAAAGACTATTCTCGATAATGCCTAA